A segment of the Candidatus Protochlamydia naegleriophila genome:
TTTTTTATAAAAGAATTAAGGGATAGCAAAATAGCGAGAAATCTGCAAGTAGATCTGACTGAAAAGACAAAATTTAAATTTAAATTAGCCAGGCATCTCTCTTGCGAACCGGCCATCAATAAAGGCAAAATGCGCTGACAGGCAATGAGAAAAAAACTTTCTCAATCACTAGAAAAAGCCCCTACTCCCCTCACCTTACATAGATTAAAGAAAAAGATTTGAAGTCTTAATTAGCGTTTTTTTGCAGGAGGACAATCCCATGATTTATGATTCGTACAGCCGCAATCAGTAGCAGCCATGCACCCGCATTTACATCTTGGACCTCTACTGTCTGGACGCTGAAAGCCTGCGCCTACATCCCCTGGCAAAGTTGCGGCGGTGCACAACAAACCACTCAATAAAAAAAGAGCACTCTTCATCTAGACCTCCATAAATGGACCTCCCCTATCTGGGGAGATATTAAATCGATTAGATGATTCGCATCATTAAGGATCTCCTTATTTTATGTAATATTTTTTTAATGATTGATCAACCTCTTCTTCGAAACCAAGATTCGGAAGCGCCCGTAAACTTTCAAATATTTTGTGCACAAATTATCTTGGCTGCTATATACCAAAGAGTCTTCAACAGTTGCTCGGTAGACAATAAGCCAGAAAGAAATAAGACAGAACAGGGAGTTTTTATGGGAGATTTCGGCACAAGCGGACCTGGTCAAAGACGGGGTGGTTCCCTCTTGATGGCCTTAATCATTGCGACAGTGGCCTTTTTCATGTATTTCACACAAACCGAACAGAATCCAATTACTGGTGAAAAGCAGCGTGTTGCCTTGACTCCTGATCAAGAAATTAGGCTTGGTTTACAATCAGCCCCCCAAATGGCAGCTAAAATGGGCGGCGAGGTGCCATCAAGCGATCCCCGTTCACGCGAAGTCCAGCAGATTGGACAAGAGATTCTCTCTCGCAGCAAAGCCAATCGTGGACCTTGGAAATTTAAATTTCACCTCCTGGCCGATTCAAAAACGGTCAATGCATTCGCTTTGCCTGGCGGACAAATTTTTATTACTCTCGGCTTATTAAATAAATTGCAGACAGAGGCACAACTCGCAGGTGTCCTTGCCCATGAAATGGGGCATGTCATTCAGCGCCATTCGGCACAGCAAATGGCCAAAGGACAATTGGGGCAGCTTTTGATCATGGCAACAGGAATGGGGGTAGGCAATAGCGATTCAAATAGCGGCTATCAGGCAGCCATGATTGCAAGCGTTGTCAATCAAATGATGCAACTCCGCTATGGGCGCAAAGACGAGTTAGAGGCCGACCAATGGGGTCTCGATCTAATGGAA
Coding sequences within it:
- a CDS encoding M48 family metallopeptidase; the protein is MGDFGTSGPGQRRGGSLLMALIIATVAFFMYFTQTEQNPITGEKQRVALTPDQEIRLGLQSAPQMAAKMGGEVPSSDPRSREVQQIGQEILSRSKANRGPWKFKFHLLADSKTVNAFALPGGQIFITLGLLNKLQTEAQLAGVLAHEMGHVIQRHSAQQMAKGQLGQLLIMATGMGVGNSDSNSGYQAAMIASVVNQMMQLRYGRKDELEADQWGLDLMEEAGYDPRAMIEVMRILEKASPGGSQPEMLLTHPYPEHRIAKISAYLKENPPGPNLTEGRNLQDIFKRSAFYGY